Below is a genomic region from Halostella litorea.
TAATCACCGGGATAGTAGTTACGATCCGGCGGCAGGGCCGGGGAGAACGGAAGCCTGCGGCGGGCTACGTCACTCGCCCCAGTTGCGGGCCGCCTTCGGGCGCTCGTCGACGGGCGCGACGTCGAGCGGTTCGTCGGCCGCGTCGAGCGCCTCCAGGGCCGCGCGGGCGCTGGCCTCCGTCGAGAAGTACGTGATCTCCTCCTCGACGGCCACCTCCAGCAGTTCGCGCTTGCGGGAGACGATGAGGTCTATCTCGCCGGCCTGCGCGGCCGAGACGAGGTCGACCGCCTCCGAGAGGTCGAAGTGCTCGGTGTACCCCTCGACGAGCGCCTCGCCCGCCTCCGTGTCGGGGTCGGGGAACTCGTCGGCCGAGAGGTCGACAACGGCGGTCCCCTCCCGGGGGATCGGCTTGCCGGTGGAGTCCTGGGCCTTGTCGTAGGCCTTGCCGAACGTCGACGCCGTGCCCATCACCTCGCCCGTCGACTTCATCTCGGGGCCGAGGCGCGGGTCGCTGCCCGGCAGGCGGTCGAACGGCAGGACGACCTCCTTCACGCTCGTCCGCTCGGGCACCTGCTCCTGGACGCCCAGGTCCGAGAGCGACGCGCCGGCCATCACCTTCGCGGCGAGCTTGGCGATCGGGACGCCGGTCGCCTTCGAGACGAACGGGACGGTGCGGGAGGAGCGCGGGTTCGCCTCCAGCACGTACACCTCGACGTCCTCATCGGGCTCGTGGACGCCCGTCACGGCGAGCTGGACGTTGAGCAGCCCGACGGTGTCGAGCGCGGTCGCGATTTCCTCGGTCACGTCGCGGACGCGGGTCATCGTGTCGTCGTCGAGCGAGCGCGGCGGGATCATGCAGGCGGAGTCGCCGGAGTGGACGCCCGCGCTCTCGATGTGTTCCATCACGCCGCCGATGACCACGTCCTCGCCGTCGGCCACGGCGTCGACGTCGAGTTCGATCGCGCCGGCGAGGAAGTCGTCGACGAGGATCGGCTTGTCCGGGCTGACCCGGACGGCCTCCTCGATGTACTCCTCCAGTTCCTCGTCGTCGTAGACGACGTCCATCGCGCGGCCGCCGAGCACGTACGACGGGCGCACGAGCACGGGGTAGCCGATGTCGTGGGCGAGCTCCAGCGCGCCCTCCTTGCTGGTGGCGGAGCCGCCATCCGGCTGGGCGATGCCGAGGTCGTCCATCAGCTCGTTGAACCGGTCGCGGTCCTCGGCGAGGTCCATCGCCTCGACGCCGGTGCCCATGATCTCGCAGTCGAGGCCGCGGCGCGCCAGCTCGTCGGCCAGCGGCTCGCCGACGTTGACGGACGTCTGCCCGCCGAACTGGACCATCACGCCGTCGGCCCCGGTCGCCTCGACGACGTCGGCGACCTCCTCGGCGGTGATCGGCTCGAAGAACAGGCCGTCGGAGGTGTCGTAGTCCGTGGAGACGGTCTCGGGGTTGTTGTTGACGACGTGGGCGTCGATCCCCTGCTCGCGCAGCGCGCGGACCGCGTGGACCGAGCAGTAGTCGAACTCGACGCCCTGCCCGATGCGGATCGGGCCGCCGCCGACCACGACGACGCTCTCGGCGTCCGTGTCGACCTGCAGTTCGTCGTACCCCGTCGCGACGCCGCTGGCGGCGGGCTCGCGGGCAGAGTAGTAGTACGGGGTAGACGCCTCGAACTCGCCCGCACAGGTGTCGACCTGCTTGAACGAGCGGTCGGGCGCGGCGGACTCGACGGCGTCTATCTCGCCGCCGTCGGCCCGCGGCAGCTCCGAGGCCTCGCTGGAGTCGATGCCCGCGGCGACCTGCCCGTTCGTGAAGCCGAGTTCGGCGGCCTCGCCGAACTCGCCGTCCTGGGCCGCGACGGCCGCGTCGGCGACGTTCGCGAAGCGCTCGACGTACCACTCGTAGATCCCCGTCAGGTCGACGACCTCGTCGACGTCGTACCCGCGCTCGAACGCCTCGAAGATGGCGTACGGGCGGTCGGGCGACGGCCGTTCGAGGTAGTGTTCCTCCAGGGTGTCGTCGTCGACCGCGTCCCAGTCGACGTCCGGCGAGTACTCGGAGGAGCGAAGCGCCTTGAGCAGGCTCTCCTCGAAGGTGCGGCCGATCGCCATCGCCTCGCCGGTCGATTTCATCGCCGTCGTCAGTTCGAAGTCGACGTCGTCGAACTTGTCGATGGGCCACCGGGGCACCTTCGTGACGATGTAGTCGATGGCGGGCTCGAAGGCGGCGGTCGTCTCGCCGGTGATCTCGTTGTCGATCTCGTGGAGGCGCTTGCCCAGGGCGACCTTCGCGGTCACGCGGGCGATCGGGTAGCCCGTCGCCTTCGAGGCCAGCGCCGACGAGCGGGAGACGCGGGGGTTGACCTCGACGACGCGGTACTCGCCGCCGGGGGTGCCGTCGTCGCGCCACGCGAACTGGATGTTACAGCCGCCGTGGATCTCCAGGTCGCGGATGACCTTCAGCGCGACGTCGCGCATGTCCTGGTGGCCCTCGTCCGGGATGACCTGCGAGGGCGTGACGACCGTGGACTCCCCCGTGTGGATGCCCATCGGGTCGATGTTCTCCATGTTGCAGATGATGATACAGGAGTCGTCGGCGTCCCGCATCACCTCGTACTCCAGTTCGACCCAGCCCTCGATGGACTCGGTGATGAGCACCTCGCTGTTCCGCGAGAGGCGCAGCCCCTTCCGGACGCGCTCGTACAGCTCCTCGATGTCGTCGACGACGCCGGAGCCCGACCCGCCCAGCGTGTACGTCGTGCGGGCGATGACCGGGAGGCCGCCGACCGACTCGACCGCCTCGTCGACGCGGTCCCGCAGGGCCTCCTCCGCGAGGTCGGTGACCGCCTCGCCGTCGTCGAGCGCTATCGTCGTCGACTGGGGGACCGGCTCGCCCAGGTCGTGCATCCGCTGGCGGAACAGTTCGCGGTCCTCGGTGGCGTAGATGGTGTCGAGCGGCGTCCCCATGATCTCGACGTCGTGCTCGTCGAGGACGCCCTCCTCCGCGAGTTCGGCGGTGACGTTCAGCCCGGTCTGACCGCCCAGCCCGGCGATGACGCCGTCGGGCTGTTCCTTCCGGATGATCTCGGCGATGGCCTCCGTCGTGATCGGCTCGATGTACACCTCGTCGGCCATCTCCGGGTCGGTCATGATCGTCGCCGGGTTCGAGTTCACGAGGACGACTCGCGCGCCCTCCTCCTGCAGGGCGCGACACGCCTGCGCGCCGGAGTAGTCGAACTCCGCGGCCTGTCCGATCTGGATCGGCCCGCTTCCGATGAGAAGTATCGTCCTGTCTTCGGGTTCCCCGTGGCTCATGCGTTACCCGTCCGAAGTTCGCACATCGTAATAAGCCCCACGATGAATTACGAGGAGCGAAACTGGATTTCGAATTTCGAACGCCGCAACGATTGCGAAGACCCCCCGAGACGTATCTGCCGAACTGAAAGAACGCCGGAAAAGGACCCGGGAGCGGCTACGGCCGCGCTTCGGCCGCTTGCTGGCCGCCGTCGCCGCCGAGCGAACTCGCGACAGCCCCGCCGACCGCCGCCGCGACGACGGCGAAGCCGGCCGACAGGGCGACCGCTTCCGGCAGCACCGGGCTGGTGGTGAGTTCGACCGTCGCGGCGGACTCGAAGTCGCCGCCGGTCGCCGAGACGAGCACCGCCCCGACGGCGGCCAGGGCGGTGTAGCCGACGACGAGGCTCGCGCCCAGCAGCGCGCCGCCGGGGGCGTCCGGGTCGCCCCGGCCGCTCTGGAAGCGGACGAACAGCGCGCCGCCGACCACCAACACGACGACGGGGACCGCCGTGTACAGCAGCGGCGTGACGATCTGTTCGCCGAACCCGAACCGCGTCCAGTACGCCGGGTCGAACAGCGATATCGCCTCCGTCGTCGACTGCTGGCCCTCCGGGGTCTCGACGACGCGCGTGCGCTCGATGGTCACCATCTGCCCCTCGTAGAGCAGCCAGCCGGCGAACTGCCACATGCTGGCCGAGGCGTTCTCGACCGGGGAGAGCGGCATCAGGTTCGACATCGACAGGTCGTGTTTCGACCCGTTTATCACGAGCACGTCGGCGAGGAAGGCGAGATAGGTGACGGCGTAGGTGAGGACGTACAGCCCCGCGCCGACCGCCGCGCTCCGGCCGAACGGCAGCGCCTTGACCTGGTCGGCGAGCGACGGGCCGGTGTCGACGGGCGCCCCCTGCTGGGGGGCTGCCCCGCCCGCCGTCTCGCCCTGCCACTGATTCGCGCCGCCCTGCCCGCCGGCGACGCCGCCGGCTGGCTCGGCCGCCTGCCGGCCGGCCGGCGGCCCGTCACGGCGACCGCCGCCGGTCGGCTGCCCGCCCGCGGCGTTCGGGGCCTGCTGGCCGCCGCGCCCACCCTGCCGGCCGCCCTGGGGGGCGGGCTGGTCGCGCCGCGCGTTCGACCCGGCGTTCGCCCCCTGTTCGGGCCGTCCGCCCCGGCCGCCCGGCTGGCCGGCCCCGGGCTGCCGCTCCCGGCCGGACTGTCGGTCCCGGGGTTGCCCGCGGCGGTCGCGGCCGCCCTGTGGTTCCGGATCGCGGCCGCCCTGTGGTTCCGGGTCGCGCCCGCGGTCCGCCGCGGGCCGGTTCGGGTTCCGCCGCGTGCCGCCCTGTGGCTGGTCCGCACCGGCCGCGCGACCGCCGGCCGAACCGCCCTCGGTCGACCCCTCGCGCGGACCGCCGCCTCCGGCTTCGTGGCCCCGTTCGGCGGGCGCGTCGGGCTGGTCGGCGTCGCGCGGCGGGGCGTTGCTCGTTGTGTCGCGGGGCGGAGCGGTGCCCGTGGCGTCACCGGGCGGAGCGTCGCTCCCGCCGCGGGGCGGAGCGGTATCGCCGTCCCCGCCGTCGACGGGCTCCCCCGCGGGCGCGTCGTCGCGTACCCCCTGCCGCGCCGCTCCCCGGTCGTCCACCCCGGTCTCGGGCCCGGCCGACGCCGGTTCGGACGCGGACGCCTCCCCGCCCGACGCCGCCGGCTCCCCCTCGGCCGGCGACGGCTCCCCCGCGGGGTCGGTGTCGCCCTCGTCGCCCGTGCTGCGGTCCGTGGCCGGCCCGTCGTCCGCCGTCCCGCCGTCGTCGGGGGCGGCGTCGGCCGACGGCGACCACTGCCGGTACTCAGTGAGATCCGTCCCGCAGCCCGGGCAGTACGTCACGTCGGTTCGCGCCTCCGTTCCACACTCCGGACAGTATTCCATGCCAACTGATCGACATACTCGCACTATAAAGGTTAGCACCCGCGGACGCGCGGGTTTCGGGTCACTCCCGCCGGCGGCTCAGCGCGAGGACGAGCAACAGCGCCGCGCCGGCCAGCAGGCCGGTGAAGCCGGGTTGACCGCCCGAGGCGAACGAGACGTTGCCGGTCCCGTTGAACCCGCCGTCCGCCGGCGACCCGGTGGTCGTCGTCGTGTTGACCGCCGTGAACTGGGTGTCCGCGACGGTCGCCGTCGGCCACCGCGTCGACGACTCCGGCGACACCGTCGTCCCCGGCATGTCCGTCGGGCGCGTCGTCTCCGACACGCTCGTCGGCGTCTCCGTGACTCTGGTGGTGGTCCGCGGGGCCGCGGTCGTCGTGGTCGGCCGCGCCGTCGTGGTCGGCGTCTGGACCCGCGTCGTCGTGGCGGGCGTCGGCGTCCGTGGTGCAGTGGTCGTCGTCGACACGTCGCCGCCCTCGATGACGCCGTCGACCGTCCCGCTCACCTCCTCGTCGTTCTCCAGGACGACGGCGGTGAACTCGGTGCCCGAGTCGTGGCTGCTGAAGTCGACCGCGGTCGAGAACTGGCCGTCGCTGCCGACGGTCACCGTCGGGTCCTTGATGAACGGGTCGAGGTCGTCCTGGCTCTCCAGCCGCAGGGTGAGTTCCGTGCCCGGCGCGACCGTCGAGGCACCCCGGATCGTCTGGCCCCGTTCCGGCTCGACCCGTATCGGCGAGTCCGGGAACCAGGCGGTCCGCTCGCGGACGGTAAAGGTCGTGCTCGACGTCTGGGTGCTGTCCGTGTACGGGTTGTCGTCGGTCACGACGAAGCGGGACTCGTACTCCTCGTCCGGCGCGACGTCCGACGCGGAGGTGTCGACGGCGAACAGGAGCAGGTCGTTCTCGGGGAACGCGTGGACGGTCCCCTCGGAGATGGGGATCCGCTTTGCCCCCTGGTTCGCCGGCGGGTTGGCCTGGACGATCTCGAGGGAGACCCCCTGCGTCCCGTCCGCGAGGTCGTCGGCGCTGTCGACGTAGCCGAACACGCCGCTCGCCTGGACCCCGACGACGACGAGGTCCTCCCGCGCGACCTCCTCCCGCTGGGTCGCGCTGCTGAGCACCGCCTGTCTGTCGCTCGGGTCGACGTCCGACGGCGCGACGAACGTGTCCGACGGGCCGGTCGAGCGGCCTTCGAGCCGCAGGGTGCCGACGTCCGTCGGGCTACCGTCGATTGACAGTTCCATCCCGTAGTCCCCAGCGTCCAGCGGCGAGTCGAGCGACTCGGTGCGCCGCGTGGCGTCGACAGAGTCGCTCCCGTCGGCGGCGCTGTACACCTCGTTCGCCGACGCGCCGGTCCACCCGTTCGCGTGGTGGAGGTTGATGCGCACCCGGACCCGGCCGTCGCCGTCGCCGTCCCGGACCCGGACCTGCGTCTCGTAGTAGACCTCCTGGGACCCGACTGTCAGCGTCGCCGCGTTCGTGTCCTGCAGGAAGACGGTGACGACGGCGACGTCACCGCGCTGTTCCGTGACGACTTTGTTCCCGAACGACGCGTCCGGTGCCGCGCCGTCCGCGAGGGAGACGCCCGGGCCCGCGACCGCCGCGAGCGCGAGCAGCACCGCGACCCCGACGACCGTGTGTGAAGACCTTGTCACGTCTCCGTGGATCCGTCGTCGGACGCTTAAAACTATCTGACCGCCGAAACGTCGCCGGAACATCCCGCGCGACCCGTCTTCCGGCCCCCCCGTCGGAGCGGGGACGGGTCGACGGGTGCCTACCGCCGGTCGTCGAGTCGGTACCGGTACGGCCGGTCGCGGATCACGTCGACGTCGCCGCGGTCGGCCAACCGGCCGAGGTCCGTGGCGACGCGGTGGGCGCTGTCCACGTCCACGCCGCGGGCCGCAAGCAGGTCGCGTATCTCGCCGGCGGTCAGCGGCTCCGCCGGGTCCAGTTCGTCGAGCACCGCCCTGAGTCGCTCCGTCTCCCCCCGAGAGCGCATACGCCGGGGTTCGACGGGGTTCATAATAAAAGATCGTCGGACGCGCGGCGGACGCCGCCACGCGCCCGGTGCCGGGGCCGCCGGCCCGCTCAGACCGCCGTGTCGTGTTCGTCGGCGAAGTCCCGGCGCTCGCGGTACTGGTCGACGAACTCCGACACGTCGAAGTCGAGCATCTGCTCCTCGAAGGCGGTCATCGCGTCGTCGTTCTCGGCGTGGCTGACGGCGTGTTCCATCAGTTCGACGACGAGTTCGACCGCTATCTCGTGGAGCCGCCGGGAGTCGAAGTCGGTCACCCACAGCAGCGAGTAGCCGACCGACCCGTTCTCCGAGAGGTCCTCGCTGACGACCGACTCGGGGAACTCCTCCATGACGATCCCCATCAGGTGGGCCGTGCCGAACTCCCCGAGGTCGTCGGCGGTCTCGACGGTCTCCCGGAGGATCTCCACGAGGAACTCCGGAAAGAACCGCGACGGCGGGTGGACGTCCATCACGACGGCGTGGCTGTCGCCACAGGCGCAGTCGAACTCCCGCAGCCCCATGTCGAGGTCGGCGAGCCGGACGCTCTCGCCGCAGGGAAGCTCGACGTCGCCGCCGGCCTCGCCCGGCACGCGCGGTTCTGCCATGCCCGCGGGTTGGGCGGTCAGGCCTAAAAGCGCCCCGACTCGGTCAGGCGTCGGACCCCGCCGTCTCGGGGTCCTCGTCCGCGTCTTCAGCCGCTTCCTCTTCCTCCTCTTCCTCTTCCTCCTCTTCCTCTTCTTCCTCGTCCTCCTCCTCGTCGCCCTCGCGTTCGACCTCCACCTCGACCTCGATCTCGACGGCGTCGGTCTCCAGTTCCGCCTCGGCCGTCGTCGCCTCGCCGGCCTCGATCTCCAGTTCGTCGCCGTCCACTTCGACCTCGACCTCCACGTCGACCGACGTGTGTTCGTCCGTCATGGTCTGCGAAACGGTCGCGTCCACCAAAACCTTGGGGGCGGCCCGCGTCAGGGGAGCAGTTCGTCGTCGATGTCGGCGAACTCGTCGTCGGCCTCGGCCGTCGCCGCGTCGTCGCGGAGCCGCTCGAACCCCGCCGACAGCACCGCCACCGCGTAGACGAGGACGACGGCGCTGGCCGCGACGTTGCCGAGCCACCAGCCCAGTTCGGAGACGCCGAGCAGCGGGGACAGCGCCATCCCGGCGACGGCGGTAAACAGCAGGGCCGCGAGCGCGAGGCCGAGAAACAGCAGACCGATCCGGAGCCGGCGGCCGCCGGCGAGCTCCCAGCTGTGGCGGTACGCGCTCACGACGCCCTCGTCCTCCAGCGCGACGAAGCCGACGAAGAAGGCGAAGCTGACCAGGGCGAACAGCCCGGGGAGGACGAACAGCGCGGTCCCGACCGCGAGCAGGACGAGCAGGAGGAGGTAGCCGGCCAGCCCGTGCAGTATCGCGCGCCCGAGGTTCCGCGTCACCGTGCCGGGGGCGGGCACCCCGTCGGTCGACAGCAGCCGGAAGCCGACGACGAACACGGCGACCGTCCCGAGCGTCGCCAGCAGCGACAGCGCCGACGCCCCGCCCGCCGACAGGGGGAGCGCGAGCGGCCCGTCGGCCGGCGGCGCGAGTTCGGGGAACTGCTCCCGGAGCGCGGCGGTGGCCTCGGCCGGCTGGCTCTGGAGGCCCACCGTGCTCGCGAGCTGGAAGAGGAAGGCGAGGCCGGTCAGCGCGACGCCCGTGGGGGAGCCTGCGCGGGCGTAGCCGTCCCGGAGCGTCTCGAGGACGTTCATCCTACGGCCAGTCGTCGCGCTCGTGCCCGTCGTCGTCCGCCGTCTCCTCGGCCTCGTCGGCCAGCTCCCACTCGGCGGCCTCGGCGGCCTCCTCGACCGGGAGGTACTCCCAGCCGACCTCGTCGGCCAGGTCGCGGTCCGCGTCGCTCGTGCCGACGAACACGTGTCGGTCGGTGTCGAACTGGTCGCGCACGCTCTCCAAGCTCTCGGCTTTCCCGCGCGGCCCGGAGAAGAAGTCCTGTCTGATGCGCTCCTTGCGCGTGAAGTTCGTGACGACGTAGGTCGGCTTCTCCGAGACGACGCCGACGTACTTGCTCCACCGGCGCGCCCCGTCGAACACGGCCGACGGGTCCGCCAGCTCCTGCAGTGCCGCGAGTTCGAACGCGAGGGTCATCTCGCCGTCTCCGCCGCCATCCATGGGTGTCCGTCGGCGTGGCGCGTGCAAAACGCCTTCGGTCTCCGGGGCGCGGCGGCGACGGCCTGCCGTGCGGACCGCTGTCGGTCACGGCCGGCGCGACCGCTCCGGGACGTGGATACGCGGGAAAACGGGTCGGGCGCTCCGTCTCAGGCCAGGTCGACCTCGTAGTAGCCGGTGAACACGACCACGTCGCCGTCGTCGAACTCCCCGGCGGTCGCCCCGTCGAGGCGCGCGCCGGTCGCGTCGCCGCCGACGACCGAGAACAGCCGCTGCTGGGCGTCGTCGGACAGTTCGTCGACGTGGCGGACCCGGGCGTCCGCCGGCACGGAGTCCGTGTGTCGTACTCTGAGGTGTCGCGTGTAGGCGTCGGAGGTCGAGGAACCAGCCATCGTTGCGTGCCAACGAATGTCACGGCTAGTGATAAACGTTCCCATGTCGGCGAGTCTCGCTGGGACGCGACGGGGGTCGGTCGCGGGAAAAAGTCGGCTCCGGCGGTGCGCTTACTGCTCCTGTGCGGGCGCGTCGAGCTTGTCGAGGTCGACTTCCTTCTCCAGCAACACGTCGGTCTGGCCGCTCACGTCGCGCTCCTCGCGGACGAGCTTCTTGAACGCGCTCTGGGGGGCCAGGTCGCCGATGAGGACGCCGCCGACGATCTTGCCGTCTTTCAGCGCCAGCCGCCGCCACTCGGTGTCGCTGTACTTGCGCTCGACGTGGTCGTCGCCGATCGTCGGGTGGCCGAAGGAGAGGAACGGGAAGTCGAAGTGCGTGATGGAGTACGAGGAGACCCAGCGGAACGCCTCGGCCTCGTCGTCGGCGACCATGTTCTTGGCGGCGACCTGGCCCTGCTCTTTCGCGCTGCCCCACGAGCCGTTCTGGCCGTGCTCGTTGAGGATCGTGTCGTAGAAGCGTGTCAGGTCGCCCGCCGCGTAGATGTCGTCGACGTCGGTCTGCATGTACTCGTCGACGACGACGCCGTCGTCCAGTTCGACGCCGGTGCCGCGCAGGACCTCGGTGTTGAAGTCCAGCCCGATGGCGACGCCGACGAAGTCGCTGTCGTGCTCCTCGCCGTCCGGCGTCACGGTCGCGGTGACGTGGCCGTCGTCGTCCGTGACGAAGCGGTCGACGCCGCTCTCGAAGACGGGCGTCACGCCCACCTCGCGCAGCCCCTCGTGGATGATCTCCGCGCCCTCCTCCGAGAGGGCGTAGCGCCACCAGCGGTTGCCGCGCATGAAGTAGTTGGCGTCGATGTCCTGTGCGCCGCAGATCGCCGCGAGGTCGAT
It encodes:
- a CDS encoding DUF5815 family protein, producing MAEPRVPGEAGGDVELPCGESVRLADLDMGLREFDCACGDSHAVVMDVHPPSRFFPEFLVEILRETVETADDLGEFGTAHLMGIVMEEFPESVVSEDLSENGSVGYSLLWVTDFDSRRLHEIAVELVVELMEHAVSHAENDDAMTAFEEQMLDFDVSEFVDQYRERRDFADEHDTAV
- a CDS encoding BGTF surface domain-containing protein; the protein is MTRSSHTVVGVAVLLALAAVAGPGVSLADGAAPDASFGNKVVTEQRGDVAVVTVFLQDTNAATLTVGSQEVYYETQVRVRDGDGDGRVRVRINLHHANGWTGASANEVYSAADGSDSVDATRRTESLDSPLDAGDYGMELSIDGSPTDVGTLRLEGRSTGPSDTFVAPSDVDPSDRQAVLSSATQREEVAREDLVVVGVQASGVFGYVDSADDLADGTQGVSLEIVQANPPANQGAKRIPISEGTVHAFPENDLLLFAVDTSASDVAPDEEYESRFVVTDDNPYTDSTQTSSTTFTVRERTAWFPDSPIRVEPERGQTIRGASTVAPGTELTLRLESQDDLDPFIKDPTVTVGSDGQFSTAVDFSSHDSGTEFTAVVLENDEEVSGTVDGVIEGGDVSTTTTAPRTPTPATTTRVQTPTTTARPTTTTAAPRTTTRVTETPTSVSETTRPTDMPGTTVSPESSTRWPTATVADTQFTAVNTTTTTGSPADGGFNGTGNVSFASGGQPGFTGLLAGAALLLVLALSRRRE
- the carB gene encoding carbamoyl-phosphate synthase large subunit; translation: MSHGEPEDRTILLIGSGPIQIGQAAEFDYSGAQACRALQEEGARVVLVNSNPATIMTDPEMADEVYIEPITTEAIAEIIRKEQPDGVIAGLGGQTGLNVTAELAEEGVLDEHDVEIMGTPLDTIYATEDRELFRQRMHDLGEPVPQSTTIALDDGEAVTDLAEEALRDRVDEAVESVGGLPVIARTTYTLGGSGSGVVDDIEELYERVRKGLRLSRNSEVLITESIEGWVELEYEVMRDADDSCIIICNMENIDPMGIHTGESTVVTPSQVIPDEGHQDMRDVALKVIRDLEIHGGCNIQFAWRDDGTPGGEYRVVEVNPRVSRSSALASKATGYPIARVTAKVALGKRLHEIDNEITGETTAAFEPAIDYIVTKVPRWPIDKFDDVDFELTTAMKSTGEAMAIGRTFEESLLKALRSSEYSPDVDWDAVDDDTLEEHYLERPSPDRPYAIFEAFERGYDVDEVVDLTGIYEWYVERFANVADAAVAAQDGEFGEAAELGFTNGQVAAGIDSSEASELPRADGGEIDAVESAAPDRSFKQVDTCAGEFEASTPYYYSAREPAASGVATGYDELQVDTDAESVVVVGGGPIRIGQGVEFDYCSVHAVRALREQGIDAHVVNNNPETVSTDYDTSDGLFFEPITAEEVADVVEATGADGVMVQFGGQTSVNVGEPLADELARRGLDCEIMGTGVEAMDLAEDRDRFNELMDDLGIAQPDGGSATSKEGALELAHDIGYPVLVRPSYVLGGRAMDVVYDDEELEEYIEEAVRVSPDKPILVDDFLAGAIELDVDAVADGEDVVIGGVMEHIESAGVHSGDSACMIPPRSLDDDTMTRVRDVTEEIATALDTVGLLNVQLAVTGVHEPDEDVEVYVLEANPRSSRTVPFVSKATGVPIAKLAAKVMAGASLSDLGVQEQVPERTSVKEVVLPFDRLPGSDPRLGPEMKSTGEVMGTASTFGKAYDKAQDSTGKPIPREGTAVVDLSADEFPDPDTEAGEALVEGYTEHFDLSEAVDLVSAAQAGEIDLIVSRKRELLEVAVEEEITYFSTEASARAALEALDAADEPLDVAPVDERPKAARNWGE
- a CDS encoding NAD(P)/FAD-dependent oxidoreductase; this encodes MDQSYVIIGDGIAGSSAAETIREEAPEASITVITDEGEALYNRILIKEFAKGKLPEAPISIHEEDWYAERDIDLELNTHVTEIAPDAHEVHTHDGDVHEYDKLLVATGGTPTQLPVENSDADGIHHFWTFQDARRIAEHAEEAETGAVVGAGLLGIDLAAICGAQDIDANYFMRGNRWWRYALSEEGAEIIHEGLREVGVTPVFESGVDRFVTDDDGHVTATVTPDGEEHDSDFVGVAIGLDFNTEVLRGTGVELDDGVVVDEYMQTDVDDIYAAGDLTRFYDTILNEHGQNGSWGSAKEQGQVAAKNMVADDEAEAFRWVSSYSITHFDFPFLSFGHPTIGDDHVERKYSDTEWRRLALKDGKIVGGVLIGDLAPQSAFKKLVREERDVSGQTDVLLEKEVDLDKLDAPAQEQ
- a CDS encoding zinc-ribbon domain-containing protein, giving the protein MEYCPECGTEARTDVTYCPGCGTDLTEYRQWSPSADAAPDDGGTADDGPATDRSTGDEGDTDPAGEPSPAEGEPAASGGEASASEPASAGPETGVDDRGAARQGVRDDAPAGEPVDGGDGDTAPPRGGSDAPPGDATGTAPPRDTTSNAPPRDADQPDAPAERGHEAGGGGPREGSTEGGSAGGRAAGADQPQGGTRRNPNRPAADRGRDPEPQGGRDPEPQGGRDRRGQPRDRQSGRERQPGAGQPGGRGGRPEQGANAGSNARRDQPAPQGGRQGGRGGQQAPNAAGGQPTGGGRRDGPPAGRQAAEPAGGVAGGQGGANQWQGETAGGAAPQQGAPVDTGPSLADQVKALPFGRSAAVGAGLYVLTYAVTYLAFLADVLVINGSKHDLSMSNLMPLSPVENASASMWQFAGWLLYEGQMVTIERTRVVETPEGQQSTTEAISLFDPAYWTRFGFGEQIVTPLLYTAVPVVVLVVGGALFVRFQSGRGDPDAPGGALLGASLVVGYTALAAVGAVLVSATGGDFESAATVELTTSPVLPEAVALSAGFAVVAAAVGGAVASSLGGDGGQQAAEARP
- a CDS encoding DUF7124 domain-containing protein, yielding MDGGGDGEMTLAFELAALQELADPSAVFDGARRWSKYVGVVSEKPTYVVTNFTRKERIRQDFFSGPRGKAESLESVRDQFDTDRHVFVGTSDADRDLADEVGWEYLPVEEAAEAAEWELADEAEETADDDGHERDDWP